In the genome of Nissabacter sp. SGAir0207, one region contains:
- a CDS encoding P-loop NTPase fold protein, with product MENNAIEIVEQLPFKWDTSPTAGLGVDKLQRSQHAKFLTKFLVNKGKESNYVLNINTGWGGGKTWFLRNWKSEIENKFPTVYIDAWKNDHSKDPFLDVISEIQSSLISKTDKNFFKKPLMSKSWHLVKSLAPDITKALIKKHLAVDIDDLDTVIDGDAFSEISSKIVEKAIDTHKEANQSIEEFKKSISEWLNSVIETSTNSYHFPLFVFIDELDRCRPTYAIEMLETIKHVFDIKGVVFVVATDKEQLQHSIKAIYGEGFNSQLYLDRFFQRTVSLKEISREEFIKEKIYNSNVFVEFSLDDANFIYLKNNNSRIDDIIEFMTIISDGFKMNLRTVTLWYDRVESVLLHQTRPVDLITLLFLMGLYSTSSYQYNRLARGENIFAFLDGNAIVDFKSKNIKLKWSYSQYDSLNEILEEFDGYHNQRIYEGQWTSEIDLAHYISVVLKHTSIRTFPGYRLDKCRDYIFADIKHFIRNNEPSKMSEVIPGPSQADECYSTTFTLMRKFNLDNGLNKISYFEICELATFFE from the coding sequence ATGGAAAACAACGCCATAGAAATAGTCGAACAACTCCCATTCAAATGGGATACATCACCCACTGCGGGGCTGGGAGTAGACAAGCTTCAAAGGAGCCAGCACGCTAAGTTTCTAACAAAGTTCTTGGTAAACAAAGGAAAAGAAAGTAATTACGTTTTAAATATAAACACTGGATGGGGTGGAGGTAAAACATGGTTTCTAAGAAATTGGAAATCAGAAATTGAGAACAAATTCCCCACGGTTTATATTGACGCTTGGAAAAACGACCATTCGAAAGATCCTTTTCTAGATGTTATATCAGAAATTCAATCTTCATTAATATCAAAAACAGATAAGAATTTCTTTAAAAAACCGCTAATGAGTAAATCATGGCACCTAGTAAAGTCATTAGCACCTGACATTACTAAAGCATTAATAAAAAAACATCTGGCTGTTGACATTGACGATCTTGATACTGTTATAGACGGCGATGCTTTCTCCGAAATAAGCTCGAAAATAGTGGAGAAAGCCATTGATACTCATAAAGAGGCAAATCAAAGTATTGAGGAGTTTAAAAAATCAATTTCTGAATGGTTAAATAGTGTTATCGAAACTTCAACAAATAGTTATCACTTTCCACTTTTTGTTTTTATAGATGAGTTAGATAGATGCCGGCCTACCTATGCTATAGAGATGCTAGAGACCATTAAGCATGTGTTTGATATTAAAGGTGTTGTTTTTGTAGTTGCTACGGATAAAGAGCAATTACAGCATTCAATTAAGGCCATTTATGGTGAGGGGTTTAACTCTCAGCTTTACTTAGACAGGTTCTTTCAAAGAACAGTAAGTTTGAAAGAAATAAGTAGGGAGGAATTCATCAAAGAGAAAATTTACAATTCAAATGTATTTGTGGAATTTTCCCTAGATGACGCTAACTTCATATACTTAAAGAACAATAACTCTAGAATTGATGACATTATTGAATTTATGACAATCATCAGTGATGGATTTAAAATGAATCTTAGAACTGTCACGCTTTGGTATGATAGAGTAGAATCAGTCCTTTTACATCAAACGAGACCAGTTGACCTTATTACACTTTTGTTTTTAATGGGTCTTTATTCTACTTCTAGTTATCAATACAATCGACTGGCTAGAGGAGAAAATATCTTTGCTTTTCTAGATGGAAATGCCATTGTAGATTTTAAAAGTAAGAATATTAAATTAAAATGGTCTTACTCGCAATATGATAGCTTAAATGAGATACTAGAAGAATTTGATGGCTATCATAATCAAAGAATATATGAAGGACAGTGGACAAGCGAAATTGATCTTGCTCATTATATTTCAGTTGTTTTGAAACACACTTCTATCAGAACCTTCCCTGGTTACAGATTAGATAAGTGCAGAGATTATATATTTGCAGACATAAAGCATTTCATTAGGAATAACGAACCGAGCAAGATGTCAGAAGTAATACCAGGGCCAAGTCAGGCTGATGAGTGTTATTCTACAACTTTTACTCTTATGCGTAAGTTTAATTTAGATAATGGATTGAATAAGATTTCATATTTTGAGATTTGCGAATTAGCTACCTTTTTTGAGTAA
- a CDS encoding recombinase family protein — protein MYIFGYLRASTQEQDAHRAQKRMKEFVESKGQRVAGWYVENVSGASLQRPELLRLLEDANQGDAILIEQVDRLSRLSEENWQLLKALISEKRLSIISLDLPTSHMALSEHTADDFTDAMLKAVNSMLLDMLAAIARKDYQDRRRRQAEGILKAKESGKYKGRPANDDKHQLVRTLRKSGHSIADTARLAGVSVSTVTRISKSKII, from the coding sequence ATGTACATTTTCGGATATCTGCGAGCATCAACTCAAGAGCAGGACGCACATCGTGCTCAGAAGCGCATGAAAGAATTCGTAGAGAGTAAAGGGCAGCGAGTTGCCGGATGGTATGTAGAAAATGTATCTGGTGCCTCACTCCAGCGTCCCGAGCTACTACGTTTACTTGAGGATGCAAACCAGGGCGATGCCATTTTGATAGAACAAGTAGATCGGCTTTCACGACTATCTGAAGAAAACTGGCAACTTCTGAAAGCCCTTATCAGTGAAAAACGTCTATCGATCATTAGCCTCGATTTACCTACAAGCCATATGGCATTATCCGAACATACAGCTGATGATTTTACAGACGCTATGTTGAAGGCAGTAAACAGTATGTTGCTGGACATGTTGGCAGCGATTGCTCGTAAGGATTACCAGGACAGACGGAGACGCCAGGCAGAAGGCATCCTTAAGGCTAAAGAGAGTGGAAAATATAAGGGCCGGCCTGCAAACGATGATAAACATCAATTAGTGAGGACATTAAGAAAGAGTGGCCATAGCATTGCTGACACCGCCAGGCTAGCTGGAGTTTCCGTAAGTACAGTCACAAGAATATCGAAAAGCAAAATAATTTGA
- a CDS encoding recombinase family protein: protein MSRVFAYCRVSTLEQNTENQRREIEAAGFAIRPQRLIEEYISGSVAAAERPGFVRLLDRMENSDVLIVTKLDRLGRNAMDIRKTVELLAASEIRVHCLALGGVDLTSPAGKMTMQVISAVAEFERDLLLERTHAGIARAKASGKRFGRPPALDDEQKKVVFLRLSEGKSISAIAREFDTTRQTILRVKAIMENADARS from the coding sequence ATGTCACGAGTTTTTGCCTACTGCAGGGTATCAACCCTCGAACAGAACACTGAAAACCAGCGTCGTGAAATCGAAGCGGCCGGCTTTGCCATCAGACCCCAGCGACTGATTGAAGAGTACATAAGTGGTTCAGTCGCGGCTGCTGAACGCCCAGGATTTGTGCGTCTCCTTGATCGAATGGAAAACAGTGACGTTTTAATCGTAACGAAGTTGGATCGCCTCGGACGCAACGCCATGGATATCCGAAAAACCGTTGAGCTGCTTGCTGCGTCAGAAATTCGAGTTCACTGCCTGGCGTTGGGGGGGGTAGACCTAACAAGTCCGGCCGGAAAAATGACCATGCAGGTAATTTCTGCAGTCGCTGAATTTGAACGTGATCTGCTGCTTGAGCGTACGCATGCTGGTATTGCGCGGGCTAAGGCATCCGGAAAACGTTTCGGCCGCCCGCCGGCTCTGGATGACGAACAAAAGAAAGTGGTGTTTCTGCGTCTTAGTGAAGGGAAGAGTATCAGCGCGATTGCCCGCGAATTTGACACCACACGGCAGACCATTCTTAGAGTGAAAGCGATAATGGAAAACGCTGATGCTCGTTCATAA
- a CDS encoding metallophosphoesterase yields the protein MKLAVISDIHGNLPALDAVLTDIQPQRVDQILNLGDIVSGGLFPAETADRLMSLNIPTIRGNHERQLLEQELSDMSLSDSHAFKSLHAAHWEWLKNLPAQLTFNEDILMVHGVPGDDLIYLLEEVTASGVQPSSEARVLALIESRSESLILCGHTHIPRKLRLSDGRFIVNPGSVGLQAYDDDTPFAHVMESGSPHARYAIVEQHNGLWKAEFRAVEYDWESAALVALSNSRPDWLNALRTGHM from the coding sequence ATGAAACTGGCAGTGATATCAGATATTCATGGGAATCTTCCGGCGCTGGATGCTGTGCTAACGGACATTCAACCTCAGAGGGTCGATCAAATTCTGAATTTGGGCGATATTGTTTCGGGAGGGCTATTCCCTGCGGAAACCGCTGACAGGCTGATGTCTCTTAACATTCCAACTATAAGAGGTAATCACGAACGACAACTCCTCGAACAGGAGTTGTCAGATATGAGCTTATCTGACAGCCATGCTTTTAAAAGCCTTCACGCTGCGCATTGGGAGTGGCTAAAAAACCTGCCGGCGCAGTTAACATTTAATGAAGACATTCTGATGGTGCACGGTGTACCGGGTGACGACCTCATTTATCTTCTTGAAGAGGTCACTGCTTCAGGCGTGCAGCCCTCGTCGGAGGCGCGCGTTTTAGCGCTTATTGAAAGCAGAAGCGAATCGTTGATCCTGTGCGGCCATACGCATATCCCCCGAAAACTGCGGCTGTCTGACGGCAGATTCATTGTCAACCCCGGCAGCGTAGGATTGCAGGCTTATGATGATGACACCCCCTTTGCGCATGTAATGGAAAGTGGTTCTCCCCATGCCCGCTATGCAATTGTGGAGCAACATAACGGGTTATGGAAAGCAGAGTTCAGAGCGGTTGAGTATGACTGGGAATCAGCAGCTTTAGTTGCGCTCAGCAATAGTCGTCCCGACTGGCTGAATGCGCTCAGAACAGGGCATATGTAA
- a CDS encoding AEC family transporter has product MLSTLNVVLPIFALILAGWLARKLKILGENALTELNRFVVYLALPALLFDIIASAKWADLAQPAFIVAFSIGMMAVFFLTIVIQLRRTRHLADAAIDALNAGYANTGFIGFPLVTVFLGHGSLAPTLIATILTVSVLFGIGIIIIETGLQGEVRQRIIFARVAKSLLRNPLLVSPAIAVIFPALGLSVPGSVNVFLKLLGGAASPCALIALGLFLAGKPSRKAEKETFTVTMLVVLKLLVQPLLTWWLASSVFHLSPLLTQTAVLLAALPTGTGPFMLAEFYRREAVTTSRCVLISTILSLFTLSFYLSLIGAQ; this is encoded by the coding sequence ATGCTCTCCACACTTAATGTAGTACTGCCGATATTTGCACTGATACTGGCCGGCTGGCTTGCGCGGAAACTGAAGATCTTGGGAGAAAATGCCCTTACAGAACTAAACCGTTTTGTCGTTTATCTGGCGTTACCTGCGCTGTTGTTCGACATAATTGCCAGTGCAAAGTGGGCCGACCTGGCGCAGCCCGCGTTCATCGTGGCGTTTTCCATTGGGATGATGGCCGTCTTTTTCCTCACCATCGTGATACAGCTGCGCCGTACCCGTCATCTTGCGGACGCGGCTATAGATGCCCTGAATGCAGGTTATGCAAATACGGGGTTTATCGGCTTCCCGCTTGTGACGGTATTTTTAGGCCATGGTTCGCTCGCGCCTACGCTTATTGCGACGATCCTGACCGTCTCTGTGCTGTTCGGGATAGGCATTATCATTATCGAAACGGGGCTGCAGGGAGAGGTCAGACAGCGTATTATTTTTGCCCGGGTGGCAAAATCACTTCTTCGCAATCCTCTTCTTGTTTCACCTGCTATCGCTGTCATCTTCCCGGCGCTGGGCCTGAGCGTCCCTGGCTCAGTTAATGTCTTTCTGAAATTGCTGGGAGGGGCAGCCTCACCCTGTGCTCTAATTGCGCTCGGGCTGTTTCTGGCTGGAAAGCCATCACGTAAGGCAGAAAAGGAAACCTTTACGGTGACCATGCTGGTTGTACTGAAATTGCTGGTTCAGCCGTTACTGACCTGGTGGCTTGCTTCCAGCGTGTTTCATCTGTCCCCGCTGCTGACGCAGACTGCTGTTCTGCTTGCCGCACTACCCACCGGCACCGGTCCTTTTATGCTGGCAGAATTTTACCGTCGTGAGGCCGTCACCACGTCAAGATGCGTGCTGATTTCGACCATACTTTCCCTGTTCACACTGTCTTTTTATCTCAGTCTCATCGGAGCACAGTAG
- a CDS encoding LysR family transcriptional regulator, producing the protein MTDLRQLRYFLTLSETLNYGRAAERLNITQPPLSRQIAGLEKMLGVKLFNRHHHGVSLTAAGEAFQQEAKTVMAAYGQACRNARLAECGEKGSLSVGFMMHAAYSTLPDLTRRMVTAFPDVKLLLHEVTPGTLVKDVLDGIYDTGVVFHPGSVHGLEHLTMRHERLCLAVNSQHPLARKRVIGAADFQNEPLIVTPHAAAPVLRDMIDLFLRHQGIEPYYRLETQLQQTIVSLVAEGLGMALVPESVKKLSYAGVKYKEVAMSPGIEQVLIWRKGNTNPALALFVKLARHIFENEIPAEKK; encoded by the coding sequence ATGACAGATTTACGCCAGCTGCGGTATTTCCTTACGCTCAGCGAAACGCTCAATTACGGCAGGGCAGCGGAGCGATTAAATATCACCCAACCCCCTCTGAGCCGGCAGATTGCCGGGCTTGAGAAGATGCTGGGCGTTAAGCTGTTTAATCGCCATCACCATGGCGTTTCTCTCACAGCGGCGGGTGAAGCCTTTCAACAGGAGGCGAAAACGGTAATGGCTGCCTATGGTCAGGCCTGTCGCAATGCCAGGCTGGCAGAATGTGGTGAAAAAGGCAGTCTGTCGGTGGGCTTCATGATGCATGCTGCTTACTCAACGCTTCCTGACCTGACGCGACGTATGGTTACAGCCTTTCCTGACGTAAAGTTACTCTTGCATGAAGTGACGCCCGGTACGCTCGTGAAAGACGTTCTCGACGGCATATATGATACTGGCGTGGTATTTCATCCCGGTTCGGTTCACGGCCTCGAACACCTGACCATGAGGCATGAGAGACTGTGCCTGGCCGTTAACTCACAGCACCCGCTCGCCAGGAAAAGAGTTATCGGAGCCGCTGACTTTCAGAACGAACCGCTCATTGTCACCCCTCATGCTGCAGCACCAGTGCTCAGGGATATGATTGACTTATTCTTACGTCATCAGGGTATTGAGCCCTATTACCGTTTAGAAACCCAGCTGCAGCAGACGATAGTCAGCCTTGTGGCAGAAGGCCTGGGCATGGCGCTTGTGCCCGAATCGGTAAAAAAACTCAGCTACGCTGGCGTGAAGTATAAAGAAGTAGCCATGAGTCCAGGCATTGAACAGGTTCTGATATGGCGCAAAGGTAACACTAATCCGGCTCTGGCATTATTCGTAAAGCTTGCCCGGCATATTTTTGAAAATGAGATACCGGCAGAAAAAAAATGA
- the licT gene encoding BglG family transcription antiterminator LicT: MLIRQILNNNVVSVTDTKGTEFILTGKGLGFNAQAGQDVDIAKVEKTFRLHDDRVSDRFKVLLNEIPVEVIQLTDDIISLARNALGARLSESLYVSLADHLYYALERHREGQDIRNPLEWEVRNFYRKEYLVSRQALALIASRTGQLLPDAEACSIALHIVNASMNTPDGQVMEITKLIFQIQNIVKYWFGITADEQSINYQRFVTHLKFFAQRVMNGEVLDNDDEELFSQMPEKYEKTLGCVKAISDFILKNYSHTMSSSEKLYLTVHIGNVVNRHKHSI, translated from the coding sequence ATGCTCATTAGACAAATCCTTAATAACAACGTCGTCAGCGTTACCGACACTAAGGGTACAGAGTTCATCCTGACCGGTAAGGGGCTTGGTTTTAATGCGCAGGCCGGCCAGGACGTGGACATTGCGAAAGTGGAAAAGACGTTCCGGCTTCATGATGACCGGGTGTCGGATCGTTTTAAGGTATTACTTAATGAAATACCGGTAGAGGTTATTCAGCTGACGGATGACATCATTTCTCTGGCAAGGAATGCGCTTGGGGCGAGGCTCAGTGAAAGCCTGTATGTTTCTCTGGCCGACCACCTGTACTACGCGCTTGAGCGCCACAGGGAAGGTCAGGACATTCGCAATCCGCTGGAATGGGAAGTTCGCAACTTTTACCGGAAAGAATATCTGGTCAGCCGACAGGCGCTGGCGCTCATAGCGTCACGTACCGGTCAGCTTTTACCTGACGCCGAGGCCTGCAGCATCGCGCTGCACATCGTGAACGCCTCAATGAATACGCCAGACGGGCAGGTAATGGAGATCACGAAGCTGATTTTTCAAATCCAGAATATCGTCAAGTACTGGTTTGGCATCACGGCCGATGAGCAGAGCATCAATTATCAGCGCTTTGTCACGCACCTGAAGTTTTTTGCCCAGCGCGTGATGAACGGAGAGGTGCTGGATAATGATGATGAGGAGTTATTCTCACAGATGCCTGAAAAGTATGAAAAAACGCTTGGGTGTGTTAAGGCAATAAGCGATTTCATACTGAAAAATTACAGCCACACTATGAGCAGTTCTGAAAAGCTTTATCTGACGGTGCACATCGGTAACGTCGTTAACCGTCACAAACATTCCATTTAG